In Pseudophryne corroboree isolate aPseCor3 chromosome 3, aPseCor3.hap2, whole genome shotgun sequence, a genomic segment contains:
- the LOC135057694 gene encoding actin-binding Rho-activating protein-like, whose protein sequence is MSESSLSRDKSIKMSENKSDNREQLSEAEDRKKALLSKIKILTISDLRKEWQLRSEEHAEKQRLNPFSDDFDHQHAMEVRLRKGDHGYGRPEEGSKTEERGKRALQHIHKEIEEMCLIIRDMGVRSKDGKIRVKFGRLFERYVQISDKVVGILMRARKHGRLDFEGEMLWQGVHDNVIITLLQ, encoded by the exons ATGTCGGAGagctctctgtctagagacaaaagTATTAAAATGTCAGAAAATAAGAGTGATAACAGGGAGCAACTCTCTGAAGCCGAAGATAGGAAAAAGGCTCTTCTGTCTAAG ATAAAAATTCTAACCATATCTGATTTAAGGAAGGAGTGGCAGCTACGGTCTGAGGAGCACGCAGAGAAGCAGAGGCTCAATCCATTCAGTGATGATTTTGACCACCAACATGCAATGGAAGTGCGACTTCGGAAGGGGGATCATGGCTACGGGAGGCCCGAGGAAGGTAGCAAGACAGAAGAAAGGGGGAAGAGAGCACTTCAGCACATACACAAAGAGATTGAGGAGATGTGCCTCATTATAAGAGACATGGGAGTAAGAAGCAAAGACGGGAAGATCAGAGTGAAATTCGGGAGGTTATTTGAGAGATATGTACAAATCTCAGACAAGGTGGTGGGGATCCTAATGAGGGCTAGAAAACATGGACGGCTGGATTTTGAAGGAGAAATGCTGTGGCAAGGAGTCCATGATAATGTTATTATCACTCTTTTACAATAA